TGTCTGCATTTGACAGTGTAGGAGCAATTTTAGTCATTGCGATGCTTATCGGTCCAGCTGCAACGTCTTATTTAATAAGTCGTTCGTTAAAGCAAATGTTTGGCTTTGCAATCAGTTTTGGTGTAATGGCTGCAATCGGTGGCTATTACGTAGCGAAATGGCTCGACACATCGATTGCCGGCATGATGGCAGTGATGGTTGGGTTCCTATTTATTTTCGTATTCATCGGTCAATTGGTGAATAAAAAGCGTGTAAAAAACCATTTACAATCAAACGTATGAGCTTGAAAAAAAGGACCACCTCCCTGGAACTTTTCTAACAACATCTATACGTTTTGGTTGTATTAAGGTTTATATAATTGAAAAAATTTGAGTTATAAACGACAAGCGGAGAAGGTGCTACAGACACTTTTTCCGCTTTTTAAATTAAATTTATGTAAAATAATTGAAAATAAAGCATCCATACTGTATCATACACAGTATAACTATATACTGTACGTCATACAATACTGGGAGGTGAAATGAGTGGATGAGTAATTTATTGCAATCCTTAATTACGGAGCTTCGGAGGGGAACGCTAATATTAGCGGTATTAAGCCAGCTTAGGACGCCTCAGTATGGCTATTCGCTTGTGCAGCTGTTAGAACAGTCAGGCGTCACAATCGACCAAAGTACGCTTTATCCACTTTTGCGACGCTTAGAAAAGCAAGAACTTGTAACGAGTAGTTGGGATACAACGGAAACAAGACCGCGAAAATATTATGTGCTTAGTGATTATGGCTTAGAAATTTTTCTGCAATTGAAAAAGGAATGGCTTAGCAATTCGAAGGAACTTTATTCTTTAATAGGAGATGATGAGGAAGATGGCATTAACGGATAGTTATATTCATGAGGTGACCCGTCGATTACCTGAAAATATGAGGACAGATATTGCGCTTGAGCTACGTTCGACAATAGACGATATGTTACCGGATAATTTTAGTGAAGAAGATGAAAAAGGGGTACTCAATCAACTTGGAAACCCCGTCATTTTAGCCAATGGTTATGCAGATCGCCCGATGCATTTAATTGGCCCGCGCTACTATGATGTCTATGTAACGCTTCTAAAAATGATCGTTCCAATCGCAGCGGCTATTTCACTTCTTTCAATCGTTACGAAATATATTATTAGTTACAAGCCAAATGAAGCCATTTTATCGTTCATTTTAGGTATTGTAGGAAGCGGTTTTGTTACGATGCTTGAAGTGGGGATGGCAGTCTTTTTCTGGTTAACACTTATTTTTGCCGTAGCTGAAAGAATCAATAAAGATAGTGACCAACAGCCTTTAACATTTAACTTAACAAAGTGGACGGCCGATGATTTAAAACATATTGTACCGATTCCAAAGAAAAAGGAAATTTCAAAGCTCTCGGTGTTTACGAACTTAATGTGGATTGCCATTTTTACCACGCTTTATTTTTATGCGAACCAGATCGTTGGGATTTATATGACAATCGCGGATCGTTTAACATTTGTCATGCCAGCAATCAATCAGGAGGTTTTACAATTTTACGGGCCATTCGTTATTTTTGTAATTGTTCTTGCCGTTATTTTTGAAATCTATAAGCTATTAAAACACCAATGGACAAAACGGATGGCTGTTATGAATTTACTATTACAAACAGTTTCAACGGTTCTATCTATCGTGATTATAAAGAACGCGAATTTTCTAAACCCAGAATTTATTACGTTTATATCAGAGCAGTTTAATCTGACAAACTGGCAATTTAACACATGGATTATTGGTGGTGTCGTGCTTACTGTAATTATTAGTGCCATTTTAGGAGTATATGAGGGCTTTAAAAAGGCAAGTATTCGTTTGTAAAGAGGGCTATTTACTGCACAAAAAAATGAACCGCGCTACTCACTTTCGAGCAGCGCGGTCTTTTTAATGCTGTAGCATCGTCATAATCGGTTTTCCAATCACCATAAACACCGCATAAATCGCCAATGCACATAGGACGGCTTGTCCCGGTTTCCACATACTTGAGAAATAGAAAACGAGACTCGTAAACAGCACCATTCCAATTGCCCCGAAAATCGCATTTTGCTGCACAACATGAAACGTTTCATCGGTCATCGCCTTCATTTGCAAGCGCATATTGAGAAGCGTCAAAATAGGCAATAAGGTAATAATGGCCGATAAATAATGAAGATTTGAACGGCTTAGCCACGAAGCAAGTAACATGACCGTACCGCCAATAATAAATTGAATGACATAAAACACGCACATTTCCCTCTATTCCACTAAGGTAACGTTACTATACCGTAGTGGAAATGTTTCGACAATAGCATTTCAAGCAAAATAGAAACAATATCCACACAAAAGAATTATCCGCCCATAGTAAAGCAATAACGAGTCTATATATATCCAGCCAATATGGACAAAATCCACTTTTTTCTAAACAAACTTTGTTACGATAAAGTGTGCGTAAATTATCAGAATTGAACAAAACCAGGTCGTTTTATGTAAATACCTAATTAACAGAGTGATTATTGTAGAAAAATCAAAAAGTAGTGTACGATAAATAGCGTACAAATCTTGCAAGCAGGTGGAATATGAAAAAATTACAACTCAGCTTACTCTTACTAAGCACAACTATTTTATTAGCCGGCTGTGAATCCGTTGAAAACAAAGAAGGCTTCTTCTATTCAACATTCGTTAAGCCAATGAACTGGGCACTTGATACACTAGGTAATGCCTTTGACGGTAGCTACGGTTTAGCCATTATCGCGATTACATTAATTATTCGTCTCGTATTACTACCATTTATGTTGAAATCCTATAAGAGTCAATCAGAAATGAAAGTAAAGATGGACAAGGTACGTCCGCAAATGACTGATATTCAGGCGCGTATGAAGGCAGCATCTACACAAGAAGAGAAAATGGAAGTTCAGCAAGAAATGATGGCCTTATACAAAGAGAATAATTTAAATCCTCTTAATATGGGCTGCTTGCCAATGCTGATTCAAATGCCAATCGTCATGGGCTTATACTTTGCGATTTTATATTCGACAGAAATCAAAACGCACTCATTCCTATGGTTTGACCTCGGTTCAACGGATATTATCATGACTGCAATTGCGGGGATTATTTACTTCATCCAAGCAAAAGTGTCATTGCAAACCGTTCCGGAACAGCAAAAGGCACAGATGAAATTAATGATTTACATTTCACCAATTATGATCGTGTTCATTTCACTGTCATCGATGGCTGCATTGCCACTTTACTGGGCAGTCGGCGGGGCATTCTTAATCGTTCAAACCTATATTGGACGTAAATTATATCCACCCGCACCAGTCACACAAGAAAAAGAATAAAATCCATCGGCTACTGGCAATACTGTCAGTAGTCTTTTTATGTAAAAAAAAGATGGTTACTTTTTGTAAGTTTTGTATTGACGCAATGTTTTCTACATGGTATATTTATCTCGAATTCAAAACAAACGAATTCAAAGTATTTATTTGGGGTATACAATGTAAGGTGATTCAATCACCAGATAATTTTAGGAGGATGGGAAAATGACAGTAAATATTGGAATTATAATCGGATCAACACGTGAAGGGCGCGTATCACCACAGGTAGCACAGTGGGTGAAGGACGTCGCGGACAAGCGCGGTGATGCGAACTATACAATTATCGACATCGCAGAGTACAACTTACCATTTTTAGGGACAGCCGATGCACCAGGCGCGGCGGATTGGTCAAAAGCAGTAGCAGCACAAGACGGTTTCGTATTTATCGTACAAGAATATAACCACTCGATTACAGGTGCACTGAAAAATGCACTCGATTATTTACGCGCTGAGTGGAACAACAAAGCAGCGGGCATCGTATCGTACGGTTCAGTTGGCGGCGCACGTGCAGCCGAACATTTACGCGGCATTTTAGGGGAACTATTAGTCGCTGATGTGCGTGTACACCCAGCATTATCATTATTCACAGATTTCGAAAACGGCACAAAATTTACACCAAAAGACGTGCAAGCGGATTCAGTGAACCAAATGTTAGATCAAGTTATTTCTTGGTCAACGGCGTTAAAAACAATTCGTTAAACTAAAATAAGAAATGTACAAGTCATACGACGTTGTACATTTCTATACTTACATACTATGAAACTAAAGTGAGGGCTTTCCATGGACTTTGAACAACTAGTCAATTCACGTCATTCTGCAGTTAACTTTGAAAAGGACTTCAAAATGACAGAAGCAGATTTCGAAAAAATTTTTAACCTAACAAAAACAGCGCCAAGTGCCTACAACCTGCAATTTACGAATTATTTAGTCGTGATGGATGAGGACAAAAAAGAGCGTGTACGCGCATTAAACTATGATCAATACAAAATTCATACAGCAAGCGCGGCAATCATTGTGATGGGCAATCGTAACGCCATTGAAATGGAAAACGTCGAGAAAGTATACGGCCCGCTGAAAATGTTGAAAATGATGGATGACCAAGACTACGACATGACTATGGATTTAATTAAAGGCTATGGAGATGGCTTAAAAGCAAATCAAGCCGTAAAAGAGGAACTGCTTCGTAACGCAGGGATTCATGCGATGCAATTTATGCTAGCAGCGAAGCATTACGGTTTTGATACATGTCCGATGCATATTCATAACATCGATGAAGTGAAAAAGGAATTCAATATCCCAGCCCATTTAGAGCCAATGATGCTTATTACAATTGGGAAAAGTGTAGATAAAACACGCCCGCGTGGCTACCGTAAGCCTGTTGGGGAATTTGTACAATTTAATAGTTTCTAATATTAGAAACTAACTGTAGCTGAACTGCTCCGGTTAGTTTTTTTATTACAATAATTGGGAGGGTGATATAGTTAGAGAAACAAAGTGAGGTAAGGGTGGGATTAAAAAAGGCAGCAGCTTAAGTCACGTAGACAATGCGT
The sequence above is a segment of the Solibacillus sp. FSL H8-0523 genome. Coding sequences within it:
- the yidC gene encoding membrane protein insertase YidC; translated protein: MKKLQLSLLLLSTTILLAGCESVENKEGFFYSTFVKPMNWALDTLGNAFDGSYGLAIIAITLIIRLVLLPFMLKSYKSQSEMKVKMDKVRPQMTDIQARMKAASTQEEKMEVQQEMMALYKENNLNPLNMGCLPMLIQMPIVMGLYFAILYSTEIKTHSFLWFDLGSTDIIMTAIAGIIYFIQAKVSLQTVPEQQKAQMKLMIYISPIMIVFISLSSMAALPLYWAVGGAFLIVQTYIGRKLYPPAPVTQEKE
- a CDS encoding PadR family transcriptional regulator — protein: MSNLLQSLITELRRGTLILAVLSQLRTPQYGYSLVQLLEQSGVTIDQSTLYPLLRRLEKQELVTSSWDTTETRPRKYYVLSDYGLEIFLQLKKEWLSNSKELYSLIGDDEEDGING
- a CDS encoding nitroreductase family protein, whose amino-acid sequence is MDFEQLVNSRHSAVNFEKDFKMTEADFEKIFNLTKTAPSAYNLQFTNYLVVMDEDKKERVRALNYDQYKIHTASAAIIVMGNRNAIEMENVEKVYGPLKMLKMMDDQDYDMTMDLIKGYGDGLKANQAVKEELLRNAGIHAMQFMLAAKHYGFDTCPMHIHNIDEVKKEFNIPAHLEPMMLITIGKSVDKTRPRGYRKPVGEFVQFNSF
- a CDS encoding NADPH-dependent FMN reductase, which encodes MTVNIGIIIGSTREGRVSPQVAQWVKDVADKRGDANYTIIDIAEYNLPFLGTADAPGAADWSKAVAAQDGFVFIVQEYNHSITGALKNALDYLRAEWNNKAAGIVSYGSVGGARAAEHLRGILGELLVADVRVHPALSLFTDFENGTKFTPKDVQADSVNQMLDQVISWSTALKTIR
- a CDS encoding GlpM family protein; protein product: MFYVIQFIIGGTVMLLASWLSRSNLHYLSAIITLLPILTLLNMRLQMKAMTDETFHVVQQNAIFGAIGMVLFTSLVFYFSSMWKPGQAVLCALAIYAVFMVIGKPIMTMLQH